tacaatacattacgatacaatcaaattaaactattaaaatattattaaacacAACAAAGAAATATAGTCTAACCAAATattgtatctaccatacaatacaatacattatgaaacaatgaatAACAATGATCCAATAAATATCATgctaagttaaataatatataaatgatacATACGGGAAATacttttatattagttttgtcAAATTCtagagaaaaacatataatattagtGAATTagtttgaataatattttttctttctcaatttatgtgaagattctcatataaattattataagtcataataatttgtaatttaaaatatttataaaatatttatttcaaaattaaacttGTCTGAATTTTAAAATTCGTATTATCTTAAAAATGGACGGACGGAGTaacttatttttgtttcaaaaattatttgacATAGTCAAGAAGGCCCCACATTTTCTCTCCTGTTACTTTCACATGCATTTCCTATAGATACGTGTTCCTTATTTAATTCCCCTCTCTTTATAATCCAAAATCTATATAAGAAACACTTTACTATTTACAAAATACAACGTACAAACCAATAATATTTCGATAGATTCAATTAATCGAAATTCAAAAGCTAAAATTTTAATAACGATGAATAACTCGATTAATTCGTGTTCTTCGATACCTTCGGATGAAGGAAGTATTATATTAGAATCATCTAACAAGTCGAAGAAGCGAGCGGCCGGGAGGAAGAAGTTCAAGGAAACACGTCACCCGGTGTTTCGAGGCGTGAGAAAGAGAGACAATGACAAGTGGGTTTGCGAAATTCGCGAACCCACTAAACAAAAGCGAATATGGTTAGGTACGTACCTAACCGCGGAAATGGCTGCACGTGCTCATGACGTAGCTGCATTAGCGCTTAAAGGAGAATCAGCCAAGCTAAATTTTGCGGACTCCGCTTGGCGTTTACAAGTTCCGGTGTCTAAGGACCCGAAAGAGTTACGCCAAGCGGCTGCTAGAGCCGTTGAGGCGTTCGAGACGGTGAGGGAAGTAGCACCACAAGAGAATAATATCGTAGTAGACTGTAATATGATGGTCGATGAAAATGACAATAGTAACTCACGTGGGATAGAGGAATGGGTTGCAAATATGGAAGAGGAAAGTTTGTTTTCACCAAATCCATGTTTATTTGGGAGTCATTTCAATTGGGATGATCATGTggaaagtgatgttgaggtgtccTTGTGGAATTATACTATTTGATCTCACATGCAATCAGGGGCGGAGCTATAATGTCATATATAGTTAAAGTGAACCTATAGTAGATGGTTTAGTGGTATATGTGCGGCTTATACAAAGTCGTTATGATCTagcttaaaatttaaaacttgtaaTATTGAGAACTCACAA
This portion of the Solanum pennellii chromosome 12, SPENNV200 genome encodes:
- the LOC107006553 gene encoding dehydration-responsive element-binding protein 1E-like, whose product is MNNSINSCSSIPSDEGSIILESSNKSKKRAAGRKKFKETRHPVFRGVRKRDNDKWVCEIREPTKQKRIWLGTYLTAEMAARAHDVAALALKGESAKLNFADSAWRLQVPVSKDPKELRQAAARAVEAFETVREVAPQENNIVVDCNMMVDENDNSNSRGIEEWVANMEEESLFSPNPCLFGSHFNWDDHVESDVEVSLWNYTI